The following proteins are co-located in the Onychomys torridus chromosome 6, mOncTor1.1, whole genome shotgun sequence genome:
- the LOC118585380 gene encoding putative 60S ribosomal protein L39-like 5, whose product MSAHKTFILKQFPAKKQKQNRSIPQWVRMKTGNKIRSNSKRRHWKMKLGL is encoded by the coding sequence ATGTCTGCTCACAAGACTTTCATACTCAAGCAATTCCCagccaagaaacaaaagcaaaatcgtTCTATTCCTCAATGGGTTCGAATGAAAACTGGTAACAAAATCAGGTCCAACTCCAAGAGAAGACACTGGAAAATGAAGCTGGGTCTGTGA